CACCATCCCTGCAAACCCACACAGTGGATTTACGTCCCAACTCCATCCAGCACTCCACTTACACAATGACTATCAGTTAAACTACTCATCTTACATGCCACTCGAGCAACGAGAAAAGCCTGCTCAGCTGTTCTTCCATTATCCGATTATCCTGAGCCCCACCTCTGCGTGAACTTAGCAGACCTGTGCTCTcccttctctgttttctcaATAACCCTTGCATGTAAGACCTCTAATTCCTCAGTCACTCATTCATCCCCATTATATCTGCTGGCTCATACGCGATTCTAATTCCTGCCACTGAGTTATTTGAAAGGCTGAGCATTTGTTATGCAACACTCTTGAATTAGTGTGTGGTTAATTGCCACGAGAGACGATTACAGTTGCCTTCTGTAGCGGTATCTCAGTAAGGCAAGGGGCTCGCCTGATGGGCCTGTATCTGTGTCTAGTATGTCTGCACACAGGCAAACAAAGGGTGTCAAATTTGGAAACTGACACGGGTCTCTGCCGGTCAAGTAATATTAAACAATGGAAGAAGAAATCAGGCCATAGCCAAATTTAGAAATATGATACTCAGAGAGAAAAGTGAGCTCCAGAAAGGATTGAGTTTATCAGTAGAGATGCAAATGCAACTACAGTGTTTGAtatgttgctgttttaaaaaataaacacagactgCATTATGAATAACTCCTGTACCGCCTACACTAAAAACATAGACTCCATCATGGgattatttaattcaatttattattaaaataaatctatgTAACCTTTTTATTTGGCataaaaagccattttcaaGCTTATCAAATATGCCTAAAGAATAGATTCTGTTgtgttctttcatttttataggCTTACGCAACAAAATCCACAATGCTGACCCCAGAGGTCACAGCAACATGAGATAACGGTCAACTACCTGTTAACACTGCTGCCTTGACAACAGCCCCTCCGACCTATTTATGATTGTGCAGTCATCCATTTATTGCAAACTAAAAAACCTGTCTGTCATGTTGTTGTCTGagatcttgttttttcttttttgagatCTTATTATTTGATCTAAAGCCATTTAAactttgcatgtttaaatgaaatgaaatatgcCACAAAGTGgataaattatttcattttatttcatctaaacagcagcaggtgcagaattttagattttaaatgagGAACAAGTTTGTGGTTCACAATCAGTGACAGCAGGACACATCGGGAAGTTAAATCTTACAGTAGCTGGACTTTGAGTGTCACCGTGCATGAGTCACAAGATTTTAGGGACAGTGCAAAGATTTGAGGGTAGTATCATACTGTAGGTAGCTTTTAAACATATTTGATTTCAAACACGACAAACTTGAcataaaatgtccacaaaagGTGCCTGTATAAATTCATGGTTCACATGGGTCATTAAAAATTccttatttaataatttaactgTATGTGATTAATTGCGGTgtataaaagcttcaaagtcaAATAACAGAAGACAGTGAGATGTGTATGAGTACTGTAGGGTATGGGAACTATTCTTTCAAATCCCCTCGTTATGGATTTgagatttgctttttttgcgcTTTACCTTACCATTGGACACCGGGACACCCAAAGACTCTAGGCGGAAGGGACGTGGCAGGACAGAGTCAGAGCTGACAGGCAGGTTCATGGTGGGAACACTTACAGAGAGATGGGTCGCCCCGTTAACAAGGGGAGGAGAGTGGATGGCTGTAGGAGAAGAGCTCCGTCAGTTGATAAAACCAGCACAAGAGGGGAAGGCACAGAAATGTAAACTGGTTTGGCTTGACTGCTGTACAAAGTCTCTGCATTCTATAAAAAAATCTGGTGAtccattttctaaatctgattTCAATAGTTTTCTCTCCTATGTTTATGACTTaagaacaagtgaaaaaaaaaatctgggatcatattttgtctttctctcatctgcaaaaacaggtaagagagaaaaaaaaactgctcttgcaggtgaattatttttttcacaggactatttttttctgagtgattgttattgtaatttcCATTTTGGGCACAAGAGGCtgaatgactaaaaaaaaacacctgacaaaaccaaaacaaaaacaaacataacaaaaacatatctATTGTTTTCTGACTCATTGCAACCATCTACTgtcttttttgaacattaaaggtAAAATATTCTCCAATCTTAACATGTCGACTTTTGTaccattgtttacatttttttgatctTGTCTTATTACTCTGCCCCAACCGACACTTTCTAACCTAATCACAGAATGATGAAAACCGTCAGATTTaccacagtgaaaatgaagtgattgtgatttttttcttactgtgtGCCTTTGTAGCTTCGCGTCCAAGCAGTTGGCTCGCTCTCTTTGACTTGAAATAGCTGCTGGCGATGTTCTCACTGTCACTACGGTCCAGCATTTCCTTGTACCTGTCCTCTTCGacctgctaaaaaaacacagggTTTAAAACTCTGTGACAGcgttttagtgtgtgtgagcaaaATATGACGcatgaaacaaacagaaatacacaaacacaccatgaATGGCTCGCCAGTATCAGCAGCCGAACCTCTGCCAGCAGACAGCTTTGGAGCAACAGCtatgagacagaaagaaagcagGGTAatatttaaggggaaaaaatccacaaaacacataAGATTTACACTTTCACAAGCTTCATCCCATAAGCTTCCACCACTTTTTTGTCGTCACACAATGCACCTGAAGGCAGTGTTGTTTTCTGCACCATCACGTCCGGCAGCCTCCAGGTGGCGCTGTCTTCATCCCAGACAGCTTCTTTCTTCAAGCGGTCCAGGTTGCTGTAGTTGCAGTCACGGCGCACCAGAGGCACCATACGCTCCAGCAGGCTGTGCAGTAACTGGCCCTCCCTCTCCAGCCGCCGAATCGTTGCTAAGTAGTCATCTCTCTCCACCGCGAACTCTGCCTGCAGGTCCCGGATCTCCAGTTTGGCTGCTTTCAGCTGTTACAACAGATTGAGGTGGTTTTAGGGCTGAATGACATAATTCAACACTGGAAGAATGTTTGATTTTACACTAATCAGCGTCTTCTAGTGTTAACCTTGCAAGATTTTCGGTACCCTGCACACCCTGAAACCATTCCTCCAAACCCAAAAAACTTGTTATATTTGTCCTACAGCGGCCGTGACCCACCTTGCCCTGGACCTTCACCAGCATTTGGCTTTTGGCATGAACTTCTTCCTGGATCGAGTTGTAGACGTTCAGCAGCACATTTTCACTCTCCTCACCGTTCTCGGACAGAGCACGGATCAGCTGGACTTTTCTCTGGTCGGCGAGGttcttcctctgcctctgtctctgctgtaacTCTTTGTTTCTGGCCTGCTCTCCTCCGACCACCTcctgctccagctgctgcagtCTGGGCAGAGATGGTAATTAAAAAGTGACTGACACTAGGCTGacaaaatctgatgaaaaatcTGATAATGATATCAGCCTACTGTGAttggttcatgtttttaataaaaacataccaCTAATATGTTTCTTGTTACAgattactttaatttaatttcactgtgttttattttatatatttattttctgggtTAAATTGTGATAGACACATTCTGCCATCACACTGATGTCAGTATCAGGGGGATATTTTCATTACTACTTGTTTTTGTTAGCggttgaaaatagtaaaattaatcTCCTGGGCTCAGTTACTTTGGTCTGAGCCAAACTCTTGTATCCAAATGCACACAAACCTGGcgcacagtctgtattcaggcacatttcataaaaacaaaacaataactattTCTGTGCAATTTCAGTATTAACTCTTCAACCAGCTGCTGCTTGTTGGATGTTCAGTAAAACAtaggacacacacagagtgacaatTTTTTGGGGAGAGTCAGATTTCACTCTTTTGTATATCTTCTAGAACAGACCAGAACCTGTATAGATGTAGGTAAATGTGAAGTAGGACACATTTACCTACATCCTACAAATATCTGTCAGGATGGACTACTTTTTTGAATGAATGTAATCAGATGTGGAATAGGACATTTTGTCAGGTGGCATAGTGGGATAAAGGACAGTTTGgatatgtttatatatgttgGATATGTCGTCCAGATGGGAGAAGTTTAAATGAGGAGGCCAGTGGATGCCTCTCATCACCCATGATGATTTATGTTGTTaatatctctgtctctgtaaatACATTCAATATTTGGCAATTTAATCCTCTACAGTTTACTGGTTGTCGTTATCGTTTTCcttgttgtgcatttttgtactgcagtttattttacttatgGACACCAATTCCAATATATATCTGCAATGAGCTGATATCAGCCAATATATAAAAGCATAACATGCTATTTCTATCACGTGTTGTTGTtctttgtgttcacaagaatataACGGTCATCATAACAGACCGTTGTGATGACCTGCTCTACATTCTGTACAACCAGTGTTTCTCAAACGTAGGCATGAGTACCCCTAGAGGTACACTAGAGTACTGCAGGGGGTACACAGGATTTTTCTGAAGTTcagtaaatcacattttatattaaatcttccgattttaatgcaatttttaacTACCGCAACACATGGAATCACTTTCACATTTCGGTTTGTTCACTAtgtgtttttacacaaatgCTCTGTTCTGGTTGCTGGGtgctttgctttaaaaaatatttcaaaggggGTATACTATTATTCTGAAAACCAGTGTTGCACACaaaactggcaaaaacacaatgaagaaAGACCTCTGTCATGAAGGGCAAGTGCTGCTGATTGTTGGTTACGTGTGTAAAATGTTTGCCCACAAACCTTTTCAGGACATGCTGCTGGTCCACAGGCCCTGCTGTGGTGACATCAGTTGAATCTCTGAGCGTGTCTCTGTCTGGACCTTTTTGTACACCGTCTGCTGCACCAGGTACATCGGACTGGCTCATCAACATGAGAAAATAATGCCCAATAAGTTTCTAATAATCCATATTTGTACTTCAAGCAGCTGTTCAACTTAGGAACTATACAGCTCAGCCACCAGATGAAAATGTTGgcgttgtacatttctgcaaaccacagctAAGTTACTTacgtacatttcatacatatggtatcaacatttttgaagtAAAGTAGTTCAGAGTACATGTATGTGAGTTTCTCCCCACAAGGagaaggggatggtggatggtgtgtaTCCTGAGCAAAACAGCTGCAGACCAAGCAGCAGACTACTGTTCGTGACAAAtgtgggttatttttttaagagcagGTCTTATAATTTCTAGGTGTGGTTGTGGCGACAAAACTGGGTATTCTAAgcgaaaacatgttttcctaaacattactaaatgtttttgtctggcataaaattaaaacttgaagcgtaaaacaaacagatctgGTACTTATGAAACATAACATagctgtagtttgcagaaacgtacaggCCCGgcattttttctggtgattgggttgagCACATGCGCACAAATGATTTGAATGATAAGTGATAGTGGTGGATGGTGCTAGTGAAAAGCACCTTGGTCAGGGACGTTTCTCCAGTCGTACTGTGGCACATGGGATCAGTGTCGTGGCTGACCTCTTCCTCGGTTACCTCCGTCATACAGCTGGAGTTCACTGAagctacaaacaaaacaaaccagagCCGTGTCTGCATACAGGGGGTGGACACTTCAACAGGAGCTTCACATAAACAATGCAATCATATGACAACACTGCCAATGTTCAGTTCAGACTTTGTCAGGGGTGATGATTTAAGCTTTTTTACAGAACAATGAGCAGTAAAAACCAATTTAGAAAAACTACTTGCCCTGTTGTTTGTTGGGGCCTGATGATTTTCTGCTCTCATTCTTTGGGACAGAGCTCCCCCTGCTGGCTCGAGCCTTCTCCAGATTATACAGCTTGGTTTCATAGGAGGAACGTAGGGCAGTGATGTCCTCCTGCAGCTTTGCTTTGGATTCCTGCTCTGCATTGTACTCAGCCTGCAGCTTGGCCAGCCTCTCTTCGTACTCCTGCGGCGAGAGCAGAATACAGTCCTATAAATCACCTGGTTCTTATACAATGTGTGCAAAGGTGTGCAGTGATATATTGGTGTGGGAACAGCCTGTACTCGCCTCTTTAatcttctccttctctgcttCTGTGGTGCTGGACTGCGGCCTTGAAGGAACAGCGGGGGATGTCTCAGACAACTGACCAGCCAGCAAAGCTGCATGATCCACACAAGGACCAAAAGAAaagagtttgtttttgcaagacTGGTAATAAAAATCATTCcacaaagaagaaaatgcaaaaaagaaggTCACTAAGTATTTGCTATAAATTATTTGGCATCTCTAAATCAAAACGTCCCGAAATAACTTACAAAATCACTTACACTCAAGGTTAGCTGTGCCGAGCTGGCCTGAGATGAGGGCCCGCAACTTCTTGATCTCCTCCTGATACTCCCGCAGCAGAGCATCTTTGGGGTCCTCATTGATCCGAGGCCTGTTCTGGATGCTCTTGGCCCGATTGGCGTAGCGCAGCGTGCTCAGGCTCTCCTCGTAGTTGTTGTCAGCGGGGGAGAGACAGGCGATCATCAAGGTGCGGGTGTTACCTCCCAGAGAGTCCTGCAGCAGTCTGGTCAGCTTGGAGTCGCGGTAGGGGATGTATTTGGAGCGTCCGTCCACCAAGGCAGAGATGACGTTACCCAGGGCCGAGAGGGAGAGGTTGATCTTGGTGGCCTCGCGGAGTCGCTCACCTGTAGCGCCGGTTTTAGACTGACGCTCGCTACCAGCCAGGTCAACAAGGTTGAGTTTACCTGCTCGCAGATGATCCTGGCCAGCTGCGTCTGAGAATGTAGAGTGAGGAAAGGGAATGTAGAGAAAAATGTATAGTTTGTTAAAGATTTACTACGCAGGAGCATAgtaaaggaggaaaaaacaacaaaaatgttgagACATCTCCCtgtatttgcttattttcttttattttctgtgtttggagTGTTTATGGGAATGTACTcccacagtgctcaggtgaggtcaaGCTTTACGAAAAAGTAGCAAACAGGTGtcagaccataagcagcaggcattcaagagacacaaactggaaaaacagaaaatacagcaaCGCAAAACACCAAATGAAAGTGAATTTAGAGTTGACTTTTAATTTCACATATGCTGGCGATCTCATGTTCTTACACGCACATGTTTTCGCAGATGAAACGCCTCTTTCAGACACTGAACTAATTATCGACATGTTTCAACATGTTACAGGTATTgcatcattgtgtgtgtgttcacctgtgtTGCAGATCTCCAGATGGATGGTGAAGATGGAGTGTGAGCGGGAAGAGTCCTTGTTCATCAGCGTGTAGCCCACTGCCCGGTTCCCCCAGCCCTGCTCTATGATTCTCTCACACTCCCCGACGCTGTGCACAGTGTGCATGGACAGGTCCCGCACATACACCCCACGCTCTGGATGCTCCTTCAGCTACGCAATCATCaaccacacaaagaaaacacaatccaAATCTGTGGCCTTGTGCAAACACCTTGACCTTCAAAGAATCATGGCACTACTGTTAAGTCACCATGGCAACTCGCACAGTATTGTGCACAAAGCATAAGGACAGTGTTCACAGAGAACAGTCTGGGAAACAAGTTTCATGATAATTGCGCTTAGTAAAGAACAATAAACTTACTGGCTTCTTATATTACACAGTGTAGCCTGATTTGTTTATGAACCTACCTCCAATTTATGTTTGGTGTCATTTCCCAAAAGGTCTCGGATTTCTTCGTTGTAAATCTCCAAGTAGGAGGCCCTCACCaagaattttgtattttctgcacACTAGcttgcagacaaaaacaaacacataaaattaCCATGGCTCAGCACACAAAGCATAGACAAGCCTGGACAGAGGCTAGAGCCATCAGACTGAGGCAATCACACTGTAAAACTGGACAagttgattttagttttttttttttaaatctaggaAACAGTTTGCCTCATTTACAGTAGCCTGAACACAATATTGATGacaactattagtcttaattcatgtgtactttatatctaattgttaaatttacttaaattttagttatatttacttgattttgtgcaattgttgcaacttaaaaatgtcaagtttaattaaatcaatctttctaagttttagcaacttcagtaaaaccaagtgaaatgtgctatatatttgtattctgttggttgcaaactagtcagtcacatttgtattttcttaaacatgttaacaaaacagagctTGCAGATCTCCTTACTGCATCATTGACAAAATCCTCTTCATGATAATCAAGTTAAGTCTGATTAACTTGGTTAACTGAAGTTGCC
This DNA window, taken from Plectropomus leopardus isolate mb chromosome 2, YSFRI_Pleo_2.0, whole genome shotgun sequence, encodes the following:
- the kif17 gene encoding kinesin-like protein KIF17, which gives rise to MGSESVKVVVRCRPLNDREKTLGSTMVLSMDLHRCQCFIEKPNAVDEPPKQFTFDGTYFIDQTTEQMYNEIAYPLVEGVTEGYNGTIFAYGQTGSGKSFTMQGVSDPAAQRGVIPRAFEHVFESIQCAENTKFLVRASYLEIYNEEIRDLLGNDTKHKLELKEHPERGVYVRDLSMHTVHSVGECERIIEQGWGNRAVGYTLMNKDSSRSHSIFTIHLEICNTDAAGQDHLRAGKLNLVDLAGSERQSKTGATGERLREATKINLSLSALGNVISALVDGRSKYIPYRDSKLTRLLQDSLGGNTRTLMIACLSPADNNYEESLSTLRYANRAKSIQNRPRINEDPKDALLREYQEEIKKLRALISGQLGTANLESLLAGQLSETSPAVPSRPQSSTTEAEKEKIKEEYEERLAKLQAEYNAEQESKAKLQEDITALRSSYETKLYNLEKARASRGSSVPKNESRKSSGPNKQQASVNSSCMTEVTEEEVSHDTDPMCHSTTGETSLTKSDVPGAADGVQKGPDRDTLRDSTDVTTAGPVDQQHVLKRLQQLEQEVVGGEQARNKELQQRQRQRKNLADQRKVQLIRALSENGEESENVLLNVYNSIQEEVHAKSQMLVKVQGKLKAAKLEIRDLQAEFAVERDDYLATIRRLEREGQLLHSLLERMVPLVRRDCNYSNLDRLKKEAVWDEDSATWRLPDVMVQKTTLPSAVAPKLSAGRGSAADTGEPFMVEEDRYKEMLDRSDSENIASSYFKSKRASQLLGREATKAHTIHSPPLVNGATHLSVSVPTMNLPVSSDSVLPRPFRLESLGVPVSNGKVKRKKSKSQIHNEGI